In one window of Leifsonia sp. Root112D2 DNA:
- a CDS encoding VOC family protein translates to MTISLQYTNITVNDVDESIAFYSGALGLDVQNDVASGDHRWVTLGSAAQPGLGIVISEPHAGRSQADGDALQELLTKGVLPMLVFRSDDVDATFETVRASGAEVLQEPIDQAWGPRDCAFRDPSGNMVRISQAPPA, encoded by the coding sequence ATGACAATCTCACTCCAGTACACCAACATCACCGTCAACGACGTGGATGAGTCGATCGCCTTCTACAGCGGCGCGCTCGGCCTCGATGTTCAGAACGACGTCGCCTCGGGCGACCACCGTTGGGTGACCCTCGGCAGCGCCGCGCAGCCCGGGCTCGGCATCGTGATCTCCGAACCTCATGCCGGCCGCTCGCAGGCCGATGGTGACGCGCTGCAGGAACTCTTGACCAAGGGGGTGCTGCCGATGCTCGTGTTTCGCTCCGACGATGTGGATGCGACGTTCGAGACGGTGCGCGCATCCGGTGCCGAGGTTCTGCAGGAGCCCATCGACCAGGCCTGGGGCCCGCGCGACTGCGCGTTCCGCGACCCCTCGGGCAACATGGTGCGCATTTCCCAAGCACCGCCCGCCTGA
- a CDS encoding LacI family DNA-binding transcriptional regulator: MTRRDDQQTPAAHSSRAVTIIDVAHAAGVSRQTVTRALNGMADVSAATRERVIEAAHRLNYRPNRAAQGLVRGREIAIGFVVSDLRNPYYPELASELTRLASEHGWGVMLCDLGSDRTDARKRLETIVHRVDAIVGHVANPEFSDLLASLPTVIFDAPADASGPLGRAVIEIDYRPGIRAALDHLVAIGRKRIAMIDGSGSDTRASDAPVRVSGRRQLYREHLREYDLAWSEASEVSGIDTHDGGIEAAMRLRAQYPHADAALVFNDVMALGALKGFARVGARVPQDVAVIGIDGLNIGTLVTPELTSIALDKTELARHAIDLVDGMLSGRIAAGQAARRTITHTLIVRESA; the protein is encoded by the coding sequence ATGACCAGACGCGACGATCAGCAGACGCCCGCCGCCCATTCGAGCCGCGCCGTCACGATTATCGACGTCGCACACGCCGCAGGCGTCTCACGCCAGACGGTGACCAGGGCGCTCAATGGCATGGCCGATGTCAGCGCGGCCACGCGCGAGCGTGTCATCGAGGCGGCGCATCGCTTGAACTACCGCCCAAACCGTGCCGCGCAGGGCCTCGTGCGTGGTCGAGAGATAGCCATCGGCTTCGTCGTCAGCGATCTGCGCAATCCGTACTATCCCGAACTCGCCTCCGAACTGACTCGTCTCGCGTCGGAGCACGGCTGGGGCGTCATGTTGTGCGATCTCGGGTCCGATCGCACCGACGCACGCAAGCGGCTCGAAACGATAGTGCACCGCGTCGACGCCATCGTCGGTCACGTCGCGAATCCTGAATTCTCCGATCTGCTCGCCTCGCTGCCCACGGTCATCTTCGATGCGCCAGCGGATGCGTCCGGACCGCTCGGGCGCGCGGTGATCGAGATCGACTATCGCCCGGGCATCCGCGCAGCACTCGATCATCTGGTGGCGATCGGGCGCAAACGCATTGCGATGATCGACGGCTCCGGAAGCGATACCCGCGCATCTGATGCCCCCGTGCGGGTCTCGGGGCGACGACAGCTTTATCGTGAGCATCTTCGGGAATACGATCTCGCGTGGTCCGAGGCATCCGAAGTGTCCGGGATCGACACCCACGACGGCGGCATCGAGGCGGCCATGCGGCTGAGGGCGCAGTATCCGCATGCCGATGCCGCGCTGGTGTTCAACGACGTCATGGCACTGGGTGCGCTCAAGGGCTTCGCTCGAGTTGGGGCGCGCGTGCCGCAGGATGTTGCCGTCATCGGCATCGACGGCCTGAACATCGGAACGCTCGTCACCCCCGAACTCACCAGCATCGCCCTCGACAAGACCGAGCTCGCACGGCACGCCATCGATCTCGTCGACGGGATGCTGTCCGGTCGCATCGCGGCCGGCCAGGCCGCCCGACGAACAATCACCCACACACTAATCGTGCGCGAGTCCGCCTGA
- a CDS encoding isochorismatase family protein, translating to MTISSLDPKTALILIDLQTAVLALPSAHPMDRVVENAGTLADAFRLHDLPVVLVTVAGGAPGRTEGVRRSGGERPAGWADLAPRLDGHPDDYRVTKHTWGAFTGTGLDEYLKGRGVTQVVLCGVSTSAGVESTARHAHENGFNVALAIDAMTDSNADAHHNSVTRIFPRLGETGTTAEIIDLLEHGVAQNSSIKNGSFKHGGE from the coding sequence ATGACCATCAGCTCACTCGACCCGAAGACCGCCCTCATCCTCATCGACCTGCAAACCGCCGTGCTCGCGCTGCCCTCCGCGCACCCCATGGACCGGGTTGTGGAGAATGCGGGCACACTCGCCGATGCGTTTCGGCTTCACGATCTGCCCGTTGTGCTCGTCACCGTAGCCGGAGGAGCGCCGGGCCGCACCGAGGGGGTGCGCCGGTCAGGCGGCGAGCGCCCGGCGGGGTGGGCCGATCTTGCTCCCCGGCTGGACGGGCATCCGGATGACTACCGGGTCACCAAACACACCTGGGGCGCCTTCACCGGCACCGGGCTCGACGAATACCTGAAGGGCCGGGGTGTGACCCAGGTCGTTCTCTGCGGCGTCTCAACGAGCGCCGGTGTCGAATCCACGGCGCGTCATGCCCACGAGAACGGCTTCAACGTAGCCCTCGCCATCGATGCCATGACCGACTCGAACGCGGATGCGCACCACAACAGCGTCACCCGCATCTTCCCGCGGCTCGGCGAGACCGGCACGACCGCGGAGATTATCGACCTGCTCGAGCACGGCGTCGCCCAGAACAGCAGCATCAAGAACGGCAGTTTCAAGCACGGCGGCGAATGA
- a CDS encoding helix-turn-helix transcriptional regulator — translation MTPHELENLASLRRARDLIDREYARPLDVPTMAERAFMSPAHFSRQFRAAYGETPYSYLMTRRIERAMALLREGMSVTDACMAVGCTSLGSFSSRFTEIVGESPRAYRSREHHAVKAMPNCVAKSHTRPARNGPRRIDDSSRIQEAAENSAA, via the coding sequence ATGACTCCGCACGAGCTTGAGAACCTTGCTTCGCTGCGCCGTGCCCGGGATCTGATCGACCGGGAGTATGCGAGACCACTCGACGTTCCGACGATGGCCGAGCGGGCATTCATGTCGCCTGCGCACTTCTCCAGGCAGTTCCGCGCGGCCTACGGCGAGACGCCGTACAGCTATCTGATGACCCGCAGAATCGAGCGGGCGATGGCGCTGCTGCGGGAGGGCATGAGCGTGACGGATGCGTGCATGGCGGTCGGCTGTACGTCGCTCGGCTCGTTCAGCTCGCGATTCACCGAGATCGTGGGGGAGAGCCCTCGCGCCTACCGCAGTCGCGAGCATCACGCGGTCAAGGCGATGCCCAACTGTGTAGCGAAGTCGCATACGCGCCCGGCGCGGAACGGGCCGCGTCGCATCGACGATTCGAGCAGGATTCAAGAAGCGGCCGAGAATTCCGCCGCATAG
- a CDS encoding MmcQ/YjbR family DNA-binding protein, producing the protein MTPNELTTFLLDLNGAEETYPFGPEARVFKVAGKVFSIDSPDAAERTITLKALPENVPRLIRSVEGIDPGYHMNKRHWVTVRLDGTVVAGHVRELIAESHAIVVASLPKRVRLGLEG; encoded by the coding sequence ATGACACCCAACGAACTGACGACCTTCCTCCTCGACCTGAACGGTGCCGAGGAGACGTATCCATTCGGCCCCGAGGCTCGGGTCTTCAAGGTGGCAGGCAAGGTCTTCTCGATCGACAGCCCGGATGCGGCGGAGCGCACCATCACGCTCAAGGCGCTGCCCGAGAACGTGCCGAGGCTCATTCGCAGCGTGGAGGGGATCGACCCCGGCTATCACATGAACAAGCGTCACTGGGTCACGGTGCGCCTCGACGGAACCGTGGTCGCCGGCCACGTGCGGGAACTCATCGCCGAGTCGCACGCCATCGTGGTCGCCTCGCTCCCCAAACGCGTCCGCTTGGGGCTGGAGGGGTAG
- a CDS encoding MarR family winged helix-turn-helix transcriptional regulator codes for MKAERPSESSPPLSVATDLRVLIGKLRRRLRDQGNAGEFTWAQVAVLTRLERDGPASVTALAHAEGVRPQSMGATVATLEEAGIVSGSPDPTDGRRTILSLTDTAVERLTTTRAAKEDWLARSIDTLFTPAEQRQLAIGVELLTRLANS; via the coding sequence GTGAAAGCAGAACGACCCTCCGAGTCGAGCCCTCCCCTGAGCGTGGCCACGGATCTTCGTGTGCTGATCGGTAAACTACGCCGCCGATTGCGAGATCAGGGCAATGCGGGGGAATTCACCTGGGCGCAGGTCGCGGTGCTCACTCGCCTGGAACGGGATGGACCCGCGAGTGTGACGGCGCTTGCCCACGCCGAGGGTGTGCGCCCGCAATCGATGGGCGCGACGGTTGCCACGCTCGAAGAAGCCGGAATCGTCAGCGGGTCGCCGGACCCCACAGACGGTCGCCGCACAATTCTTTCCCTCACCGACACAGCGGTAGAACGGCTGACGACAACGCGGGCGGCGAAAGAAGACTGGCTCGCCCGCAGCATCGACACCCTGTTCACGCCAGCCGAGCAACGGCAACTCGCCATCGGGGTCGAACTCCTCACCCGTCTCGCCAACTCCTGA
- a CDS encoding DNA polymerase Y family protein: MSTSRAIVVWVPDWPVAAVATAPAASGLSGAGGAGSNGLVAVIENGRVFACSAAARAEGVRRGHRLREAQARCPQLTTIAYDPVLDARSYEPVLALIERLMPGVQPIRPGMCAIRARGPARFYGGEHQAASVLLGELAELGFDSCRVGIADGLFAAEQAARSGTGIHIVPPGESPRFLAPLPVGILGDATLATLLIRLGMGTLGDFAALDAFQVRHRFGELGARAHALAGGVLGGSVVPRVPQKELDVAVEFEPPLSSLDQVAFAFRTAAERFITQLSDASQVCTAVRVSVTSESGEVSEREWLHPRWFTAADVVDRVRWQLQGSGSGSSGLSSAVTRVSVSPGGVDAAGNHEEGLWGTAPDERIHHALSRVQGLLGHDAVLTPVMGGGRMLADRQLLVSWGDRAPTDAAASQARPWPGRLPPPLPSSVFAPPRPAVVVDPAGDAVLVDERGRLTGPPARMSVQGRDAALRSVSAWSGPWSVDERWWDAGSARHVNRFQVVDDSGCAWLLLQEGERWLAEARYD; encoded by the coding sequence GTGTCCACGAGCAGAGCAATAGTGGTCTGGGTTCCGGACTGGCCTGTCGCTGCGGTTGCGACCGCACCCGCAGCATCCGGTTTGTCCGGCGCAGGCGGTGCGGGCAGTAACGGGCTCGTCGCCGTCATCGAGAACGGCCGCGTCTTCGCCTGCTCCGCTGCCGCCCGGGCCGAGGGGGTGCGCCGAGGGCATCGGCTGCGCGAGGCGCAGGCCCGCTGCCCCCAGCTGACGACGATTGCCTACGACCCGGTGCTCGACGCCCGCAGCTACGAACCCGTGCTCGCGCTCATCGAACGACTGATGCCGGGCGTGCAGCCGATTCGACCGGGAATGTGCGCGATTCGCGCCCGAGGCCCCGCTCGCTTCTACGGGGGTGAGCATCAGGCGGCTTCCGTGTTGCTCGGCGAGCTGGCCGAGCTCGGCTTCGACTCCTGCCGGGTCGGCATCGCCGACGGACTGTTTGCGGCCGAGCAGGCAGCACGCTCAGGCACGGGAATACACATCGTGCCCCCGGGCGAATCGCCGCGGTTTCTTGCGCCGCTGCCCGTCGGTATCCTGGGCGATGCCACCCTGGCCACACTGCTGATTCGGCTGGGCATGGGCACGCTCGGCGATTTCGCCGCGCTCGATGCGTTCCAGGTGCGACACCGTTTCGGCGAGCTCGGTGCCCGGGCACACGCGCTGGCGGGCGGGGTGCTGGGCGGCAGCGTCGTTCCCCGCGTCCCGCAGAAAGAACTCGACGTCGCCGTTGAATTCGAACCGCCCCTCTCCTCACTCGACCAGGTGGCCTTCGCGTTCCGCACCGCCGCCGAGAGATTCATCACGCAATTGAGCGATGCCTCCCAGGTATGCACGGCAGTGCGGGTGAGCGTGACGAGCGAATCGGGAGAGGTCTCCGAACGCGAGTGGCTGCATCCACGGTGGTTCACGGCGGCAGATGTCGTAGACCGGGTGCGCTGGCAGTTGCAGGGCTCGGGCAGCGGCTCCAGCGGGTTGAGTTCGGCCGTCACGCGGGTGTCGGTGAGTCCGGGTGGCGTGGACGCGGCCGGCAACCACGAGGAAGGGCTGTGGGGAACGGCGCCCGACGAACGAATCCACCACGCTCTCTCCCGGGTGCAGGGGCTGCTTGGCCACGATGCCGTGCTCACGCCTGTGATGGGCGGTGGGCGCATGCTCGCCGATCGCCAGTTGCTCGTGTCGTGGGGCGACCGCGCTCCGACGGATGCGGCAGCCTCGCAGGCACGCCCCTGGCCGGGGCGCTTGCCACCTCCGCTGCCCTCGAGCGTGTTCGCTCCCCCGCGCCCGGCCGTCGTCGTGGACCCCGCGGGAGATGCGGTGCTCGTCGACGAGCGAGGCAGGCTCACGGGGCCGCCCGCCCGAATGAGCGTGCAGGGCAGGGATGCGGCGCTGCGGTCGGTGTCGGCGTGGTCAGGGCCGTGGTCCGTCGATGAACGCTGGTGGGATGCGGGCTCAGCGCGTCACGTCAACCGCTTCCAAGTGGTCGACGATTCCGGATGCGCCTGGCTGCTGCTGCAGGAAGGCGAGCGCTGGCTCGCGGAGGCCCGTTATGACTGA
- a CDS encoding aldo/keto reductase — protein MSLEHVRWGIVGPGSIAHRFADQLVHSRTGSLVAAASRTLERAQSFAAEYSSEAAPVRAYGSYAELFADPQIDAVYIATVHTEHIRLALEALEAGKHVISEKPLSVDHAGVMVVVEAARRAGLYLAEGFMYRFHPQTERLAQLVREGAIGDIQHVDASFAFAAELPADHRLKNPDLAGGGILDVGGYPVSAARLIAGAASDALFADPVSLTAHGTIGASGVDEWMSASLVFASGLTAHVTSGVGLQDENRIVVYGSAGRITVSEPWLPSETEGSTIEVARVGEPVETIEVAAAYQYAVQADALAENVEAGQSPQMGWADSLGNARTLDQLRAQLGLNFPFEAATANIPTFSGKPLAVRGDATMPYGTIAGIGKRMSRLVMGVDNQATLSHASAMFDDFVERGGNAFDTAYIYGGGAMERLLGQWVANRGLRDDVVIIGKGAHTPYCDPESLTRQLHESLDRLQTDHLDLYLMHRDNADVPVAEFVDVLDEHVRAGRIRAFGVSNWSIPRFEEANRYAQANGKTGFAALSDHFGLAHAEDVPWAGCEHVTDPADRQWLERTNTPLLPWSSQARGFFARADRENTADAELVRCYYSDENFERLARARQLSAELGVAPTAVALAYVLAQSFPTFPLIGPRSIEETRTSMEGLSIHLADEQVRWLDLRG, from the coding sequence GTGAGTCTTGAACACGTGAGATGGGGCATCGTCGGGCCGGGTTCGATTGCCCATCGTTTCGCCGACCAGCTGGTGCATAGCCGCACCGGCAGCCTGGTCGCGGCGGCGAGTCGCACCCTCGAGCGCGCGCAGTCCTTCGCCGCCGAATATTCAAGCGAGGCGGCGCCGGTGCGCGCATACGGCTCCTATGCCGAGCTCTTCGCCGATCCGCAGATCGACGCGGTGTACATCGCGACGGTGCACACCGAACACATCAGGCTGGCGCTTGAGGCCCTCGAGGCGGGCAAGCACGTGATCAGCGAAAAGCCGCTCTCGGTCGATCACGCTGGCGTCATGGTCGTCGTGGAGGCGGCCCGACGGGCCGGCCTCTACCTGGCCGAGGGCTTCATGTACCGCTTTCACCCGCAGACCGAGCGGCTCGCGCAACTGGTGCGCGAGGGCGCAATCGGTGACATCCAGCACGTGGATGCATCGTTCGCGTTCGCCGCGGAACTGCCGGCCGACCACCGGCTGAAGAACCCCGATCTCGCCGGCGGGGGCATCCTGGATGTCGGCGGATACCCGGTTTCTGCCGCACGACTGATCGCCGGGGCTGCGAGCGACGCACTGTTCGCCGACCCCGTTTCGCTGACCGCACACGGCACGATCGGCGCGAGTGGCGTGGACGAGTGGATGAGCGCATCCCTCGTGTTCGCCTCAGGTCTCACGGCGCACGTCACGAGCGGTGTCGGCCTGCAGGACGAGAACCGCATCGTCGTGTACGGCTCGGCCGGGCGCATCACGGTGAGCGAACCGTGGCTGCCGAGCGAGACGGAGGGCTCGACCATCGAGGTGGCCCGTGTGGGTGAGCCTGTCGAGACCATCGAGGTGGCTGCCGCATACCAGTACGCGGTGCAGGCGGATGCGCTGGCCGAGAACGTTGAGGCCGGCCAGAGCCCGCAGATGGGCTGGGCAGACAGCCTCGGCAACGCTCGAACGCTCGATCAGCTGCGGGCACAGCTGGGGCTGAATTTTCCCTTCGAGGCCGCCACCGCGAACATTCCGACGTTCAGCGGAAAACCGCTCGCCGTGCGCGGTGACGCGACCATGCCGTATGGCACCATCGCGGGTATTGGCAAGCGCATGTCGCGGCTCGTGATGGGTGTGGACAACCAGGCGACCCTGAGCCACGCCTCCGCGATGTTCGACGATTTCGTCGAGCGGGGCGGCAATGCCTTCGACACCGCATACATCTACGGCGGCGGAGCGATGGAACGCCTCCTGGGGCAGTGGGTGGCCAACCGCGGCCTTCGCGACGACGTCGTGATCATCGGCAAGGGCGCCCACACGCCGTACTGCGACCCGGAATCGCTTACGCGCCAGCTGCACGAGAGCCTGGATCGGCTGCAGACCGACCACCTCGACCTTTATCTCATGCACCGCGACAACGCGGATGTGCCGGTCGCGGAGTTCGTGGACGTGCTCGACGAGCACGTGCGAGCCGGTCGCATCCGCGCATTCGGTGTCTCCAACTGGAGCATCCCTCGATTCGAGGAGGCCAACCGGTATGCGCAGGCCAATGGCAAGACGGGCTTTGCGGCGCTGAGCGACCACTTCGGGCTCGCGCACGCCGAAGATGTGCCGTGGGCCGGATGCGAACATGTCACCGACCCCGCGGATCGCCAGTGGCTGGAGCGAACCAATACGCCGCTTCTGCCATGGTCATCGCAGGCGCGGGGATTCTTCGCCAGGGCCGACCGCGAGAACACCGCGGATGCCGAGTTGGTGCGCTGCTACTACAGTGACGAGAACTTCGAACGGCTGGCGCGCGCGCGACAGCTCTCCGCCGAGTTGGGCGTCGCGCCGACCGCGGTTGCGCTGGCGTACGTTCTCGCCCAGTCGTTCCCGACGTTCCCGCTGATCGGACCGCGCAGCATCGAGGAGACGCGCACCTCGATGGAGGGGCTGAGCATCCACCTCGCAGACGAGCAGGTGCGCTGGCTCGACTTGCGAGGCTAG
- a CDS encoding MFS transporter yields MTRHTTTHTSPKPFGWRFTAPLLLGSTLNPINSSMIATGLVGIGVDFHTGPGTTATLISVLYLCSAVMQPTMGKLSTIFGPRRVFLGGIVILLAAGIVGAAAPSFGFLLLSRALIGVGTAAAYPTAMALVRKRADEAETGVPSRVLGNFSIAAQITTVFGLPLGGILTGVFGWRALFAVNIPLAVITMIFTLIGVAKDEPMVREGRARVLAALDIPGILLFAGTITSLLLFLSSLTAPVWWLLPVVVVLAAGLIVWERRASRPLIDVRMLAGNTPLQRTYLRQMLAALGIYSALYGASQWMEQSAHLSASAVGLVLLPLSGLSIVIARVVSRRGWVRWPLILAGVALVLTAGVMLTMTHDSNVLVLIGMSLLFGFTNGFSGFANQAALYVQTPAEQTAVASGLYRTAAYIGAIFSASLIGLTFGDAATDDGFHVLAWVIGALGVGIMLLSILDRKIPRVTA; encoded by the coding sequence ATGACCAGGCATACAACCACGCACACCAGCCCCAAACCCTTCGGGTGGAGGTTCACCGCTCCCCTGCTGCTCGGTTCCACGCTGAACCCGATCAACAGCTCGATGATCGCGACCGGCCTGGTCGGCATCGGCGTGGACTTTCACACCGGACCGGGAACCACCGCGACACTCATCTCGGTTCTCTACCTATGCAGCGCCGTCATGCAGCCCACGATGGGCAAGCTCTCCACCATCTTCGGGCCCCGACGGGTCTTCCTCGGCGGAATCGTCATTCTGCTCGCGGCCGGGATCGTCGGCGCTGCGGCCCCGAGCTTCGGATTCCTTCTCCTCTCCCGAGCACTGATCGGGGTCGGCACGGCCGCGGCGTACCCGACCGCGATGGCCCTCGTTCGCAAGCGGGCCGATGAGGCCGAGACCGGCGTGCCGAGCCGCGTTCTCGGCAACTTCTCGATCGCCGCGCAGATCACCACCGTGTTCGGGCTACCCCTCGGAGGCATCCTCACCGGCGTATTCGGCTGGCGCGCGCTCTTCGCGGTGAACATCCCGCTCGCCGTCATCACGATGATCTTCACGCTTATCGGGGTGGCCAAAGACGAGCCAATGGTGCGCGAGGGCCGGGCCCGGGTGCTGGCCGCCCTCGATATTCCGGGCATCCTGCTCTTCGCAGGCACCATCACGAGCCTGCTGCTGTTCCTGTCGAGCCTGACGGCACCGGTGTGGTGGCTGCTGCCGGTGGTCGTCGTTCTGGCGGCAGGGCTGATCGTCTGGGAGCGACGGGCGAGTCGCCCCCTCATCGATGTGCGGATGCTCGCCGGCAACACGCCGCTGCAGCGCACCTACCTGCGGCAGATGCTCGCCGCGCTCGGCATCTACTCCGCGCTCTACGGCGCGAGCCAGTGGATGGAACAGAGTGCACACCTCAGCGCCTCGGCCGTCGGTCTCGTTCTGTTGCCGCTCTCGGGGCTCAGCATCGTGATCGCCAGAGTGGTCTCGCGCCGGGGCTGGGTGCGCTGGCCGCTCATTCTCGCCGGCGTCGCACTCGTTCTCACGGCCGGGGTCATGCTCACGATGACGCACGACTCGAACGTTCTCGTTCTCATCGGCATGTCACTGCTCTTCGGCTTCACCAACGGATTCAGCGGCTTCGCAAACCAGGCCGCGCTCTACGTGCAGACGCCCGCCGAGCAGACTGCCGTGGCATCCGGGCTGTATCGAACCGCCGCATACATCGGGGCGATCTTCTCCGCGAGTCTGATCGGTCTCACCTTCGGTGATGCGGCCACGGATGACGGGTTCCACGTTCTCGCCTGGGTCATCGGCGCACTGGGCGTCGGCATCATGCTGCTGAGCATTCTCGACAGGAAGATTCCACGCGTCACGGCGTGA